In the Lactobacillus paragasseri genome, TTACCAGTTTTCGCATTATGATCAATACCTGCAATTGCTAAAAGCGCACCAGTTTTAGGGTTCATTGCCACAGCATATGCACCGTTAGAGTACTGAGTAGCGCCAGCAGCTTGAGCAGAAGCATATACTTTTTTCAGAGTCTTTTCAACTTCTTGCTGGTACTTGGCATTCATTGTCAAAATTAGGCTTGCGCCGCTTTGGCCCTTATATACAGTTTTAGTTTGTTCAACCCCATCTTTAGCCTTAGTTACTACTTGTGACTTAGATTTTGTACCCTTCAAAAGTGGTTCATACTTTTCTTCAAGGTAACTAGTACCAACTCGGTCGTTACGTGAATAACCTTGAGTTAAATAGTATTGTAAGTTATCGCTTGGTAGACCTGCTTTTTCTGAAGAAACTGAACCAATAATACTCTTAATCGATTTTCCGTTTGGATAGCTTCTTGACCAGTCTGTTCCAATACCTACACCAGGTAATTCAGACAAGTGTTCTCCAACCAACGCCATTTCACGATCAGTTAAGCCCTTGTTTTTAATATAAATAGTCGAAAGTGTATATGCACCGGAAATCTTATTAAAAATTAAAGCAGCTGTTTTTTGACGCTTAGTAAAATGAATATTTTGTTTTTCTACACGTTTTAAGACATTATTATATATTTGACTTGAACTTAGCGCATCACCATTACTGTCATAGCGTTCAGATTTAGGTAATTTTGCTGTTTCCTTTTCTGAAATTTTGCTATTAGCTAAGTAATAATCATATAACTGCCTTTTTGTAGGTTTTTCATCATCAAGTGTTATATATTGACTTAAATGATTAGAAACTTTATATATTTGACTAGACGTAATGCTAGAATTTTTGGTATAAGTAATTGCGTTATTGGCTTTATTACCTACCAAAATCTTGCCACTGCTGTCATACATCACACCACGTGGTACGTTATTAGATACAATTTTTTGGTCTGTTTGTTGCACTTCCGCTTGAAAACGACCACCATAGAAGAGTTGCAAGTAAGCTAATTGACCAATTAATAATAAAAATAAAACTAAAATGACGCCCAAAATAATTTTCATTCTTAGGGGCGTCGAAGTGGAATTTCTATTCGAACCTTTACTTTGTTTTAAATAATTCAAAATTCTAACCTCACTAAACTAGAATTGATTTTAGCAAAAAACGGATCTAAATTCTATTTTTCTATCAATGAAAATCGCAATAATTATATATTCTTAAGAAGTAGGGACTCTATCAATGTTTACCAACCAAGTTAAAACATATTTCAAAAACAATTATCTATATTGGCTTTCCTTTTTACTACCTGCCTGCATTTTTGCAAGCTACTTTATCTATCGCAATTATGAAATTCTAACTGTTGATTTAGGGCAGCAATATATTGATTTTCTAGCTTTTTATAAAAACAACTTATTTTCTAATCCGCTAAATCTTATTTTTACATTCAGTAGTGGCTTAGGTAATTCCTTTATTGGAACCTGGGCTTATTACTTAACTAGTCCCTTCAACTTTTTATTATTTATTTTTTCCAAGTCGCAATTACCCGAAGCAATTCTTTTAATTATTAGTTTAAAAATTGGAAGCATCGGACTTAGCAGTTTTTATTATTTTCAAAAATTCTTCAATGGCGATAACAAAGTTTTTGCTCTTGCAGCTAGTCTAGCCTTCTCATTAAGCGGATTTGTTGTTAGTTATAACTTAAACTTAATGTGGCTTGACAGTTTAATTTTGCTACCTCTGTTGCTTGACTCTATTGATAAATTAGGAAACAAAAGGCAACACTACTTCTATCTTACCATGATCACTTTTTTATTATGGTTTACTAATTTTTATACTGGTTTCATGGTGCTTTTCTTCGGCTTACTTTACTTTATTAATACGCTATTCAATTCTTCTTTTTCTAAGAGACAAATTATCTTTCAATATTTTACTAAAAGTTTTCTTGGCACCAGTTTAGCTGCAATCATATTACTACCATCTTTCTTTGAAATATTAAATGGAAAAATTCATTCAGATACTACTTTATCAATGGGGTTTCAATTTGCTCCATATCAAACATTTTATAAATTAACTGTAGGTGCTTTTAACTTTACTGAAATGGAAAAAGGGTTGCCTAATATCTTTTTAACTAGTATCTTTACTCTTCTTTGCATCCTCTATTTCATCAACCACCATTTTTCTATTAAAGAAAAGGTAGCCTCCGCGTTATTACTAGTATTTTTATTCTTTTCCTTTAGTTTCAATCCTCTTATTTTACTTTGGCACTTAGGTCAATACCCAGTTTGGTACCCAGCTCGCTTTAGCTTTATCTTTTCTTTTTACGCAATTTATCTCGGAGTTCAGGTTCTTGCTCACACACATAAATTTAATATTAGCAGCAAAATAGTGTCTTTTCTTCTAGTAATTAGTTTAAGCTCATTTCTTTCTCTAAATCTTCATCAAAAAGAGTTTTTAAATCAAACAAATATTACTTTAACTATTCTCTTTTTATTATGTAGTTTGTTAATTCTTTTGTTTTTCAACTATAAATGGATCCCAGTAATTTTCTTTGGCATTGTTGGTCTTGAAGTAAGTATCAATTTGTTAGCTAGCCTTGATAATATTTCTTATCAAAAAAACTTTGACTATACCAATTTCACTAAAAACATCTCTGAAAGTACATCATATTTACACAAATATGATTCTAGCTTATATCGAACCGAAAAAACTTTTACGCGTTCAGATGACGATCCTTTAAGCAATAACTATTATGGTATTAGTAATTTCAACTCCATTTCTGACCGTTCAACTATTAATTTGATTGAGTATTTAGGTCTTGAAAATAATGACAATTCTTTTACTAATAATTTTGCTACTCCCTTATCTGATAGTATTTTAGGCGTTAAATACAATATCGTTCCGATTAAGAATCGGCGAAGCCTTCCTTCAAAACAACAAATAGTTTTTACAAGTGCATTTTATCGACCCGATTTAATTACGAATAAGGTTGTCAAAAGTTTTAAACAAGTACAAATTAGAAAAAATTCTTCAGCTTTACCTCTTATTTTTATCTCTCCATCACATAAGAAAACAAACTTTTATGCCAGTATGCCA is a window encoding:
- a CDS encoding YfhO family protein, with the protein product MFTNQVKTYFKNNYLYWLSFLLPACIFASYFIYRNYEILTVDLGQQYIDFLAFYKNNLFSNPLNLIFTFSSGLGNSFIGTWAYYLTSPFNFLLFIFSKSQLPEAILLIISLKIGSIGLSSFYYFQKFFNGDNKVFALAASLAFSLSGFVVSYNLNLMWLDSLILLPLLLDSIDKLGNKRQHYFYLTMITFLLWFTNFYTGFMVLFFGLLYFINTLFNSSFSKRQIIFQYFTKSFLGTSLAAIILLPSFFEILNGKIHSDTTLSMGFQFAPYQTFYKLTVGAFNFTEMEKGLPNIFLTSIFTLLCILYFINHHFSIKEKVASALLLVFLFFSFSFNPLILLWHLGQYPVWYPARFSFIFSFYAIYLGVQVLAHTHKFNISSKIVSFLLVISLSSFLSLNLHQKEFLNQTNITLTILFLLCSLLILLFFNYKWIPVIFFGIVGLEVSINLLASLDNISYQKNFDYTNFTKNISESTSYLHKYDSSLYRTEKTFTRSDDDPLSNNYYGISNFNSISDRSTINLIEYLGLENNDNSFTNNFATPLSDSILGVKYNIVPIKNRRSLPSKQQIVFTSAFYRPDLITNKVVKSFKQVQIRKNSSALPLIFISPSHKKTNFYASMPSANQNTLFNSIVGKKINLFNSLYLTNPNKLENIKSTKNINEYQKINKSRIATISFKISSFQKGPYYLELPSNLDANSVSITVNGHHLNNQDLGISNKLLNIGYYSPNAPIKITFNLHNEKTNLSGIRVLQFKEHEFIQIIRKFNKKQPITWQTSPISLKLTYIARRNKLLNSTIPYSKNWLILDNGKFLRTEKFAHNFLSAKLSKGNHHLILIYIPFAFLIGLIISLISLIIIFIFKPKNA
- a CDS encoding peptidoglycan D,D-transpeptidase FtsI family protein; the protein is MNYLKQSKGSNRNSTSTPLRMKIILGVILVLFLLLIGQLAYLQLFYGGRFQAEVQQTDQKIVSNNVPRGVMYDSSGKILVGNKANNAITYTKNSSITSSQIYKVSNHLSQYITLDDEKPTKRQLYDYYLANSKISEKETAKLPKSERYDSNGDALSSSQIYNNVLKRVEKQNIHFTKRQKTAALIFNKISGAYTLSTIYIKNKGLTDREMALVGEHLSELPGVGIGTDWSRSYPNGKSIKSIIGSVSSEKAGLPSDNLQYYLTQGYSRNDRVGTSYLEEKYEPLLKGTKSKSQVVTKAKDGVEQTKTVYKGQSGASLILTMNAKYQQEVEKTLKKVYASAQAAGATQYSNGAYAVAMNPKTGALLAIAGIDHNAKTGKNTDDALGVINKSFVMGSAIKGATVAGGLMNGIISPTNSVMPDTPIYLPGSPIKKSVYPVGTFGSLDAPTALEVSSNIYMMQLALRWVNAKYTPHSFISMPSDAFTKLRRNFAMFGLGQKTGVDLPGEVSGIQGRSYNSAGQLLSGSVLDLAYGNYDAYTPIQLVQYVSTIANGGYRMRPYLVQSVGETNAQGNKVSILYNNKPQVQMRIPWTQDQLDVIHQGFYRVVHGTNSWGTAHSLKDVKPSISGKTGTAQTFYYDEDNPGNPKAPEVINATFVGYAPSKDPKLAVAVVFPGLDPDKEGKYTLEVAKAMVEDYFKLNK